AGGGAGACCAAAACTTCATAAGGGCATTAATGGAAATCGACGGAGTTCCAAAAGAGGAAATTGAAAAGTTCGTTGACCCAGTTTACATGGCAACTTACTACACGAAGGAAGGAAAAATCGCAGCTAAAAAAATGGGGTTCTCAATAGACTGGCGGAGAGAATTTCACACAACAAGCCCAACCTTCAACAAGTTCATCGAATGGCAATACTTGAGACTAAGAGAGAAAGGCTACGTAACTAAGGGAACCCACCCGGTTGTTTGGTGTCCAAAATGTCAAAGCCCAACCGGCGACGCAGACCGCCAAGAAGGGGAAGGAGTAACACCAGAAGAATACACCCTAATCAAATTCCCATACGAAGACTCCTACTTAACGGCAGCCACGTTCAGACCGGAAACAATCTACGGAGTAACAAACCTTTGGGTCCATCCAGAAGCTAAATACGTCAAGGCTAAAGTTAACGGAGAAAAATGGATAATAAGCAAACAAGCAGCTGAAAAACTAAAAGAACAAGCAAAAAAGGTCGAGGTAATTTCAGAATTAAAAGGAAAGGAAATTATAGGAAGATACTGCTTGAACCCAGTTAACAGCAAGAAACTGCTAATCTTACCGGGATGGTTCGTTGACCCAACCCATGCAACAGGAGTAGTCTACAGTGTGCCAGCCCACGCACCCTACGACTGGCTAGCACTAAAAGACTTAATGGAAAAACCAGAAATCCTAAAAGAGTACGGAATAAACCCAGCAGAAGTTAAAGCCATAAAGCCGATCTCTATGATTAAAGTTGAAGGCTTCGGTGAATACCCAGCCATCGAACTTGTCGAAAAACTCGGAGCAAAAAACCAGTATGACCCCAAAGCCGAAGAAGCAACAAAAATCATTTATAAAAAGGAGTTTCATAGCGGACTTCTTAAGGAAAACTGCGCTGAATATGCCGGCAAACTTGTCAGAGAAGTTAAAGAAAAGCTAATTGAAGATTTTAAAGTAAAAGGCATAGCAGACTCCATGTACGACTTGCCCCAACGTGTAGTCTGCAGATGCATGACAGAATGCATAGTAAAAGTCCTCGAAGACCAGTGGTTTCTGAAATATTCAGATCCAAAATGGAAGGAAAAAGTCAAGGAAGCACTAAGTAGAATGAAAATTTACCCGGAAACCGCTAGACAGTGGTTCCTAGACGTAATAGACTGGCTTAAAGAATGGGCATGTGCAAGAAAAACCGGACTGGGCACACCGTTACCGTGGAACCCCGAATGGATAGTTGAAACCCTAAGCGACTCAACAATATATATGGCGTTTTACACAATAAACAAGCACATTAGACAACACGAAATAAAGCCGGAACAACTAACCCCGGAAGTCTTCGACTACATATTCTACGGAAAAGGAGACAAAAACATAATCTCTTCAACAACGGGAGTAAAATCGGAAATACTGGAGGAAATGCGGAAAGAATTCCTATACTGGTACCCAGTTGACCTGCGAAACTCAGCTAAAGAACTTGTTCCAAACCACCTAACATTTTTCATATTCCACCACGTTGCATTGTTCCCGCCGGAACACTGGCCGAAAGCAGTAGGCGTAAACGGAATGCTGATGATAGAAGGAAAGAAAATGTCCAAGTCAAAAGGAAACTTCATAACTTTGAAAAACGCTGTTGAAGAGTACGGCGCAGATGCAACAAGAATGGCGCTACTGCTCGGCGCAGAAGGCATGGACGACCCAGACTGGAGAAAAGAAAACCTAATCAACCTAAAAGGAAAAATAGAAGCCTTCTACAGATTCGCCGAAGAAATAATCGAAAACGCCAAAGAAGAAGATGAAACTCATCTAGAAAAGTGGCTTATAAGCAGAATTCAGAGAAAAATAAAGAAAATAACAGATAACTTAGAAGTTCTCAAAACTAGAACAGCGCTTGACACAGCCTTCTTCGAAATATGGAACGACATAAGGTGGTATATAAGACGAAAGGGAACAACCAAAAACAAGGTTTTACTCAAAGTTTTAAACGTTTGGACACGGCTCTTAGCACCATTTGCACCTCACATATGCGAAGAAATATGGGAAAAAATGGGACAGAAAGGCTTCATATCACTCGCAGAATGGCCAACCTACCAAGCCGAAAAAGTTAATATAAAAGCGGAAGAAAACGAAGCCTTCATCCAAAACCTCCTCGAAGATATCCACAATGTGATAAAAGCCACAAAAATAACACCCCGAAAAATACACTTTTACACAGCAGCCTCATGGAAATGGAAAGTTTTCCTAAAAGCAGTTGAAAAAGCCGTCTCCAAAGTTTTAACAATGAAAGAACTAATGGAAGAATTACTGAAAGACCCAGAACTAAAAAATAGGGCAAAGGAAACTTCAAAATTTGCGTCTCAGATAATCAATGAAGTAAACCAAATGCCCCTTGACAGAAAAGAAAAAATAATTCAGATAAAAGAAACAAACGAAGCTCAAATAATCACCGAAGCCAAAGACTTCTTTGAACAAGAGCTTAAAGTAAAAATTCATGTCTGGAAGGAAGAAGACAGAAATAAGTACGACCCTAAGAATAGGGCTTCGTTAGCCAAGCCTTACAGACCAGCAATCTACATGGAATAGTAAAACGTCAAATGAATCCTCTAAATGCACGCAAGGTGGAGGAGTTAAGTCTTACATGATAGTTTCTACGTCCACGTGCACTTGTTGTAACGTAGAAGTCCTCTCCCTTTTTCAAATTAGTTCCATAGAAGAAAGCTAGAATTGTCCGACAAATGTTGGTTGTTGTAAGTTTTTCGCTTTTCAGCTTCTCTTCAATTTCGCTTTGAAGCCTTCGAGGATTAATGGTATAAATGACTTCACTAGAACCAGCTTTATTATAGTGATGTTCCATATCTCGGAGAATATGCTTAATCACATCGTAATAGGGATATCTTCTCTCTCTTATGAGATTAATATAATTAGATATGGGAACAGGTATCTCATTTTGAGGACGAGATATAGAAACCTCAGACAATAAGACCCCTTCCCCTATATAAATGAACCCTAAGCATAATTTAAAGTTTCGGAAAAGGTTCCACATAAACTAAAAATTGTTATATTTATGGCTACTACTGAAATACTGTAGGGCCCGTGGCGCAGCCTGGATAGCGCGTCGGCCTTCTAACACGGAAGAAAGCCGGAGATCCGGGGTTCAAATCCCCGCGGGCCCGCCATTAACATGGCTGTGGAAACGCTTTGCTTATGCCTTTGACCGTTTGGCTTATCAAGTAAATCAGTACATTTAATTTTGACGATGAAGCTATCCATCAACTGTGACCTTAAATGGAAGTGAAAATTTCTAGTAATCCGTTTGCTGAATTACGTAAAGAATGCGAAGGCTTACTGCAGAAGGTCTTGGAGAAAAATTTTCCTAAGTTTTCTCTTAGGGTCACTTTAGATTTGCCTCCAAATCCAGAGTTTGGTGAACTTTCATCTTCAATCTGTTTTGAGTTGGCGAAGAGAGTAGGTGAAAATTCCAAACAGCTTGCGGAAAGATTTGTTAAAGATATTGATTTGTCCGATGCGCTTCTTGTTGAACGTGTTGAGGCTGCTGGGGGAGGTTACATAAATTTTTACGCTGATTATGCAGAGTTTTCTAGTTTAACTTTGGAGTCTGCTAGAAAAATTGATAAAGAATACGGCCTGATTAAAACTGGTAGCCCTCGAAAGGTTATTGTTGAGCACACTAGTGTTAATCCTGTTCATCCAATACACGTTGGACAAGCTAGAAATCCTGTTCTTGGAGATGCGCTTGCGAGGATTTTGAAGGCTAGGGGTCACATCGTTTATAGGCACTATTATATTGATGATGTTGGAAGGCAAACAGCCGTAATAGCATATGGTTACAAGAAGCTTGGGAAACCGAAGCCGGAGGGAAAACCCGACCATTTTATAGGTGTAATCTATACGATAACGAATTGTATAGTTGAAATTCAGAGGTTAAAGAAGGAGATTGAGGAGGCAAGGGAGAAGGCTGATAATAAAAAACTGCAGAAACTTCAACGTCAACTTGACGAATGGGCAGCGATAGCGGTAGAACTTGAAAACAGGTATGGAAAAATTTTCAATAAGCTTCTAGATGAAATAATGAAGGATGAAAATCCGGAAGAAGAAATAAGTCGGCTTAACAGAAACTACGAAAGAGGAGAAGAGGAAGCCAAGAGACTTATAAGAGAAGTTTGTGAGCTCTGCCTTGACGGTTTTAGGCAAACTTTGGGCAGAGCTGAAATATTCTTTGACTCTTGGGACTGGGAAAGCGAACTAGCATGGGCAAGCAAAGTTCGAGATGTTGTTGCAAGGCTGGAAAAGACTCCTTACGTGTTCTATGAAGGCGGTGTTCTCGAATTTGACGCTGAAAAAGTTGCAAGGGACTTAAATTTGAAAAGAACTTTTGGAATAAAAGATGATTATGAGGTTCCTTCGCTTACTTTGATTAGGGCTGATGGCACAACTCTCTACACTACAAGGGATATCGCATACAGCATAGAGAAGCTCCGCAAGGCCGACTGGGTTATAAACGTAGTTGGGATGGAGCAGTCGCTTCCCCAACTGCAAATTAAGTTTGCGCTTTGCGCCCTCGGATACGTTGATTACGCAAAGAATTTGACGCATTTCGCATATAACTTGGTGACTTTGCCTGGATACAAGATGTCTAGTAGAAGGGGACGTTACATAACGTTTGATCAGGTGATGGATGAAGCTGTTGAAAAAGCTTTTCAGGAGGTTTCGAAGCGTTCTCCGCATTTGTCAGAGGAGAAGAGGCGAGAAATTTCAAATTTTGTTGGAATCGGCGCAGTTAAATATGCTCTAGTTGAAGTTGACCCTGTGAAGCCTGTTGTTTTCACTTGGGAGAGGGTTCTAAACTTTGAGAGGAACAGTGCGCCTTATATTCAGTATTCTCACGCAAGGGCTTGCAGTATTTTAAGGAAGGCTGGTAGAAAAGTGGAGAATCCAAATTATGCCTTGCTAACTCATGGATTAGAGAAAGAGCTTGTGCTAATGATTGCTAGATGGCCTGAAATTTTTGTGGATGCTGCTGAAAATCTTAAGCCTCATGTTATAGCTGAATATGCAAACATTCTTGCAGACAAGTTTAACAGTTTTTATAATGCGTTACCAGTGATAAAGGCTAAACCAAAAGAGTTGGCCGACGCAAGACTTGCGCTTACAGAAGCCGTAAGAATAGTTTTGAGAAACGCATTAAATCTTATTGGCATTAAGGCGCCGGAGAGAATGTAGCTATTCTGGTGCACCTTCGATTATTGTTACCGCCGTGCTTGTTCCTATGCGGTTGGCTCCAGCTTCAATCATTTTTACGGCGTCTTCGTAGGTTCTTATTCCTCCGGCTGCTTTAACTCCAAAATTTTCGCCGACTGTTTTTCGCATTAGGCGGATATCTTCAACTGTTGCTTTTCCAAAGGTTCCAACGGAGGTTTTAACGAAGTCTGCTCCGGCTTCCTTAACGAGTTTACATGCAGTTATTTTTTCTTTTTCTGTTTTTAATAGGCCGGTTTCAATAATTACCTTCACTATGACGTCTGGCTTCGGTTTTTTAGCTGCTGAAACTACGGCTTCTATGTCTCTCTTTACAAGTTCGTAGTCTTTTGATTTGAAAGCGCTTATGTTCATGACCATGTCTATTTCCTGCGCTCCGAGGTCGATTATTCTTTTAGCTTCGTAGGCCTTAACCTCTGGAAGCGTGGCTCCATAAGGGAAGCCGACAGTTGAGCAAACTTTAATTTCAGTGCCCTTAACGAGCTGGACAACTAATGGAACATATGCTGGATTAACAACTACGCATCCAAAACAGTACTTTTTCGCGTCTTGGCAGAGCTTGATTATCTGCTCTTTAGTTGCGTCGGGTTTTATGTTTGTGGAATCAATCATTTTTGCCAGTTCTGCTCTTGAAATTTTCATTTTACATACCTACTTGATGTTGTTTTAGCTCTTATTTAGGCTATTTCCTTAACTGGATAACGTTCATACTGCAGTTCATAAAGTTTTGTAAGCTTCTCGATGGTATCTATTTCTTCAACCGATTTGTCGGGTCGGAAGCGAACAACTTTAGGCACTCTTAAAGCGAATCCGCTTGTATATTCATCTGTCTGCTGAATTTCTTGGAAGGTTACTTCAACAACTATTGACGGACTTACATAGACTCCGTCTCTGTCCTCGTTAATTTTTGTCTTTTCGATTATTTGGGTTAAAGTTTCCATGGCTTCTTCTGAAAGATTGGAAACTCTTCCAACCGTGTACAGTTTTTTCTGTTTTGGGTCTCTTACTGCAAGCAGAAATGAGGAGTAGACTCCGGCTCTTTTCCCTTTTCCGTATAATGCTTTGACAATTGTGCAGTCAAGCGTGTCTCTTTCAGGTTTGAGTTTTAGCCAAGTATGAGTGCGTTTTCCAATTTCATATTTTGCTTCGAGGTTTTTTACAACTAGTCCCTCGAAGCCTTTTTTGAGAGCTTCATCGTAAAAGCTCATTAATTCAACTTCGTTTCGGCATTCCCTTCCTTCCATTAGAAACTCTTTCGGAACAACTTCTTCTAAATATTTTATTCTTTCTCGTAGGGGCAGGTCTGTTAAAACTTGGCCGTTTAGGTAGAGGATGTCGAACGCCCTTATTGTAACGCCTATTCGCCGCTTTCTTTCTTCTAGTTCTTCTGGCTTAAGCTTCCTAGGAACAGTTCTCTCAAGCAAGAACTGGAACGGAAGGAAGTTTCCATCTTTGTCTATTGCAACTACTTCGCTGTCAACTATGCAGCTCTGAGCCTTAAAGCCATTAGCTATTTCAACTATTTCTGGAAGAGTTTCTGATTTTTCTATCCCTCTCCTTGAGAAAAGCCATATTTTTGTTCCCCACTTGTGTATTTGAAGCCTACTTCCATCCACTTTGTATTCAGCTCTAACTGGAAAAACAACCTTGTCTGGCTCGTATAAATGTGCAAGTTGGGGCTTTATGAACTGTCCAGGCCGGAGCTTGACGGCGGATAAGGCTTCTATGCCCTTTGGAGCCAGCATTAAGCCGTCTGTTATGCCTAAAACTGCACATGCACTTTCAATAAGTTCAACTGGAACGTTGTAGGCTCTTGAAACCGCGCGGATAACGGTGCCTTGTTTAACTCCAAGTTTTAAATCGCCCAAAAGAAGCCTAACAATGTACTTTGCTTCGTCTCTGTTCGCCCTCTTAAGCAGACTAGCCACAATTCTTTCACGTTCATGAATTTTCTTTAGGTTGGGAAGAAGCCGAATTGCTTCATAAACTTCTTCAACGGTTAGTTCGCCTTGTTTAGGCTCTTTTAAGAGATAAGCAACCTCTCCGTGTTCACCGTAATCGATAAGAAGACGTCTAATCTCTTGCAGGCTTTTTCCAGTTGCAATGCTTAATGCCCTTTCAATAGTGCCTGGACCGATCTTTAAGCTTTCATCAACAATTTTTCCAAGTGTAAGTCTAACTTTGAATTCTAAGCTTAAGTCTTTACGTTGGAAAAATTTTGTTAATTCTGTCTCTTTTCCCTTTTTGCTTCTTAGAAGAGCGATTCTATCATAAAGGCTGACTATTTCTGAAAATAACGTTTTGCCTTTCGGCTCAAATCCTTCCATGTACAAGCGTATAAGGTAGTATGGCAGCCTAAACCTCCACTCTATTTGTTCAGGTGTGAACCCAGACTTGATTAAGTGAAGTACAGCTGCTTTTTCACTTCCATAAGTTTTAATCAGTTCTTCCATCGTAGGAGGCTTAACTATCGACATCAGCTTATCCTGCTGTTGCAGTTTCCGATATAGGTTCAACCGGTCTTACAAATCCGTCCGGTGTTATGTCCACTCGTATTCTTCTCCTTATGAAGTTGCACATTCTGCAGTCGAGAACGCGAACTATTCGGACGAACTCTCCTCTACTCGCTTGCAGATCCATCTGTTGGTCTTGCCAGTACACCCTACCATAGTCGACGATTATTGTTCCGTCTAGGTTGTGGGCTAAGCCTATTCCGCCAGCCATATCGTAGCTGTCCCAAGTTTCTGCGCTTCTTTGGTTGACAAATATGCCTGTAACTCCGTGAAGCTGGTTATATCTTGCGAGCTCCATAACTCGATACTTTAAGGCTCCACGGTAGGCTTCGAGTACGGTGACGGAGTCCACTATTGCTAAGTCTATCCGTTCCTTTTCAACAACGTAACGGTAGGTTTCGGCGAATGTGTTCCATTCTCGAAGTTCAGGATAGGCAACAGTGTCTAGAATGAAGAGGTTTTCCCTTATTTTTTCCCAGTCTAAGCCTAAGATGTCGGCTTTCTGCTTCATTCGAGACTGCAAGTCGAAGCGTGGAGTTGAACTCTTCCAAACGTCTTCTGCTGTAGCGTATAGAACCTTCTTTCCGGAAGCCGCAACTCTTACTGCTATTTCCTCGACAAGAATCGATTTTCCAGCTCCCGGAAGCCCTGTAATTGCAAATTGTCCGCAAATAGGAATCCCGTTTAGCGGCTTTCCTTCAGGCGTTATAAAAAGCTGGTCTAGGAACGTTCCTGTTTTAAAACCTACTAGGGGTTTTTTAGCTTCAACAGCTTCGTCTGGCCTAAGAACAAACGCGCTGAGCTTTTCCTCTTCCTTTTTAATTTCAGTTTTCATAGGCTTTGTTGCAAGTTCCCACTGGTCAGGTGGTGGAGGACTAACTTTCATTGCCTCAGCTAAAGTTTTCGCCATTGCTTGAACTAACGTTTCAACATTTTGCGTTGGAGCAGGAGCTTCCTCAGCTGCTGCAGGTTTTGTAGGCTGTGGAGCAGCAGGTTTTTCTATCTCCGCAGAGGTTAGAACCCACATTTCGCCTTTACGGTCAACAATTCCCTTAGACTTTAGGGACTGCAGTAAAGCATAGGCTGAGTTAGGGCCATACTTAGAGATTCCAAGGCCGAGAGCGACGTCATTTAA
This portion of the Candidatus Bathyarchaeota archaeon genome encodes:
- a CDS encoding ATP-dependent DNA ligase — protein: MSIVKPPTMEELIKTYGSEKAAVLHLIKSGFTPEQIEWRFRLPYYLIRLYMEGFEPKGKTLFSEIVSLYDRIALLRSKKGKETELTKFFQRKDLSLEFKVRLTLGKIVDESLKIGPGTIERALSIATGKSLQEIRRLLIDYGEHGEVAYLLKEPKQGELTVEEVYEAIRLLPNLKKIHERERIVASLLKRANRDEAKYIVRLLLGDLKLGVKQGTVIRAVSRAYNVPVELIESACAVLGITDGLMLAPKGIEALSAVKLRPGQFIKPQLAHLYEPDKVVFPVRAEYKVDGSRLQIHKWGTKIWLFSRRGIEKSETLPEIVEIANGFKAQSCIVDSEVVAIDKDGNFLPFQFLLERTVPRKLKPEELEERKRRIGVTIRAFDILYLNGQVLTDLPLRERIKYLEEVVPKEFLMEGRECRNEVELMSFYDEALKKGFEGLVVKNLEAKYEIGKRTHTWLKLKPERDTLDCTIVKALYGKGKRAGVYSSFLLAVRDPKQKKLYTVGRVSNLSEEAMETLTQIIEKTKINEDRDGVYVSPSIVVEVTFQEIQQTDEYTSGFALRVPKVVRFRPDKSVEEIDTIEKLTKLYELQYERYPVKEIA
- the leuS gene encoding leucine--tRNA ligase, producing the protein MEFLKKVEGKWQKRWEQNHVFEADPDPAKPKIFVTFPYPYMNGPLHVGHGFTATRLDVYARFKRMQGYNVLFPWAWHWTGGPLAGASQRVREGDQNFIRALMEIDGVPKEEIEKFVDPVYMATYYTKEGKIAAKKMGFSIDWRREFHTTSPTFNKFIEWQYLRLREKGYVTKGTHPVVWCPKCQSPTGDADRQEGEGVTPEEYTLIKFPYEDSYLTAATFRPETIYGVTNLWVHPEAKYVKAKVNGEKWIISKQAAEKLKEQAKKVEVISELKGKEIIGRYCLNPVNSKKLLILPGWFVDPTHATGVVYSVPAHAPYDWLALKDLMEKPEILKEYGINPAEVKAIKPISMIKVEGFGEYPAIELVEKLGAKNQYDPKAEEATKIIYKKEFHSGLLKENCAEYAGKLVREVKEKLIEDFKVKGIADSMYDLPQRVVCRCMTECIVKVLEDQWFLKYSDPKWKEKVKEALSRMKIYPETARQWFLDVIDWLKEWACARKTGLGTPLPWNPEWIVETLSDSTIYMAFYTINKHIRQHEIKPEQLTPEVFDYIFYGKGDKNIISSTTGVKSEILEEMRKEFLYWYPVDLRNSAKELVPNHLTFFIFHHVALFPPEHWPKAVGVNGMLMIEGKKMSKSKGNFITLKNAVEEYGADATRMALLLGAEGMDDPDWRKENLINLKGKIEAFYRFAEEIIENAKEEDETHLEKWLISRIQRKIKKITDNLEVLKTRTALDTAFFEIWNDIRWYIRRKGTTKNKVLLKVLNVWTRLLAPFAPHICEEIWEKMGQKGFISLAEWPTYQAEKVNIKAEENEAFIQNLLEDIHNVIKATKITPRKIHFYTAASWKWKVFLKAVEKAVSKVLTMKELMEELLKDPELKNRAKETSKFASQIINEVNQMPLDRKEKIIQIKETNEAQIITEAKDFFEQELKVKIHVWKEEDRNKYDPKNRASLAKPYRPAIYME
- the deoC gene encoding deoxyribose-phosphate aldolase, with product MKISRAELAKMIDSTNIKPDATKEQIIKLCQDAKKYCFGCVVVNPAYVPLVVQLVKGTEIKVCSTVGFPYGATLPEVKAYEAKRIIDLGAQEIDMVMNISAFKSKDYELVKRDIEAVVSAAKKPKPDVIVKVIIETGLLKTEKEKITACKLVKEAGADFVKTSVGTFGKATVEDIRLMRKTVGENFGVKAAGGIRTYEDAVKMIEAGANRIGTSTAVTIIEGAPE
- a CDS encoding arginine--tRNA ligase, translated to MEVKISSNPFAELRKECEGLLQKVLEKNFPKFSLRVTLDLPPNPEFGELSSSICFELAKRVGENSKQLAERFVKDIDLSDALLVERVEAAGGGYINFYADYAEFSSLTLESARKIDKEYGLIKTGSPRKVIVEHTSVNPVHPIHVGQARNPVLGDALARILKARGHIVYRHYYIDDVGRQTAVIAYGYKKLGKPKPEGKPDHFIGVIYTITNCIVEIQRLKKEIEEAREKADNKKLQKLQRQLDEWAAIAVELENRYGKIFNKLLDEIMKDENPEEEISRLNRNYERGEEEAKRLIREVCELCLDGFRQTLGRAEIFFDSWDWESELAWASKVRDVVARLEKTPYVFYEGGVLEFDAEKVARDLNLKRTFGIKDDYEVPSLTLIRADGTTLYTTRDIAYSIEKLRKADWVINVVGMEQSLPQLQIKFALCALGYVDYAKNLTHFAYNLVTLPGYKMSSRRGRYITFDQVMDEAVEKAFQEVSKRSPHLSEEKRREISNFVGIGAVKYALVEVDPVKPVVFTWERVLNFERNSAPYIQYSHARACSILRKAGRKVENPNYALLTHGLEKELVLMIARWPEIFVDAAENLKPHVIAEYANILADKFNSFYNALPVIKAKPKELADARLALTEAVRIVLRNALNLIGIKAPERM